The proteins below come from a single Zea mays cultivar B73 chromosome 8, Zm-B73-REFERENCE-NAM-5.0, whole genome shotgun sequence genomic window:
- the LOC103636070 gene encoding E3 ubiquitin-protein ligase AIRP2 has translation MERRLTSDKLDIFHKEYRLPCKLLLCLVKNHGIFYITNKGSKKRADAIQRNYGGSCVQMRLSFSSLAPLFLYFIQWLDCGCCYALPSYLGLFHILTCKVYADGDSSMSTYERRASLREFYAIIYPILQQLESSLIERDLKGKGRCKDIVSRRRMEDWKKVSGRDVEREDECGICMEACTKMVLPNCSHAMCIKCHRDWYKRSESCPFCRGSLKRICSTDLWVLTNSNDVIDPAHLEKENVRHFYSSIDSLPLILPDSIFFFYYEYLL, from the exons ATGGAGAGGCGATTGACATCTGATAAGCTAGACATATTTCACAAGGAGTACAGGCTTCCATGCAAGTTACTTCTTTGTTTGGTGAAAAATCATGGCATCTTCTACATCACTAACAAAGGGAGCAAGAAG AGGGCAGATGCTATTCAGAGGAATTATGGTGGATCATGTGTGCAGATGAGGCTGTCGTTTAGCTCTCTGGCTCCATTGTTCTTGTACTTTATCCAATGGCTGGACTGCGGCTGCTGTTATGCCCTTCCCAGCTATTTAGGACTATTTCACATCCTCACATGCAAG GTTTATGCTGATGGAGATAGCTCAATGTCGACATATGAAAGGCGGGCAAGCCTTAGGGAATTCTATG CAATTATCTATCCGATTCTGCAACAGCTTGAGAGTAGTTTGATCGAGAGGGACCTGAAAGGGAAGGGTCGATGCAAGGATATAGTGAGTAGGAGGAGGATGGAGGATTGGAAAAAGGTTTCCGGTAGGGATGTGGAAAGGGAGGATGAATGCGGGATCTGCATGGAGGCATGCACCAAGATGGTCCTGCCTAATTGCAGTCATGCAATGTGCATAAAGTGCCATAGGGACTG GTATAAGAGATCAGAGTCATGCCCTTTCTGTCGAGGAAGCCTCAAAAGAATATGCTCGACAGACCTTTGGGTGCTTACAAAttccaacgatgtcatcgaccctGCACATTTAGAAAAGGAAAACGTGAGGCATTTCTATAGCTCCATTGACAGCTTGCCCCTAATACTTCCTGATAGCATTTTCTTTTTCTATTACGAGTATCTACTATAA